In Spodoptera frugiperda isolate SF20-4 chromosome 12, AGI-APGP_CSIRO_Sfru_2.0, whole genome shotgun sequence, a single window of DNA contains:
- the LOC118263051 gene encoding uncharacterized protein LOC118263051 yields the protein MKFFIAFAALIAGISAVPYPAAHPIDFTNERLVTGAIEDAIKDVSQSIKDAGLDPFHIKREDFSYELPVPVLFKLEAFIEEVLSTGLSNIKINRLNYSVLLSRLQFDLELPLIHFSLGDAKSDAVVFSTDHGFAGSGSVNIERIRFVGEVRVNVGIISGISIRSLTINFTLNDIKSDAKVILFGKDYSDDFNNFVGGVIPNTIKAHYKEINNLLEIVLLDLINENL from the exons ATGAAATTCTTCATTGCGTTCGCTGCCCTCATCGCAGGCATTAGTGCTGTACCATATCCGGCCGCCCATCCAA TCGATTTTACTAACGAGCGTTTGGTGACTGGTGCCATAGAAGACGCCATCAAAGATGTGAGCCAATCCATCAAGGACGCTGGTCTGGACCCCTTCCACATCAAGAGAGAAGACTTCAGCTACGAACTCCCAGTACCCgt GCTCTTCAAGCTCGAAGCCTTCATTGAGGAAGTTCTGAGCACTGGTCTCAGTAACATCAAGATCAACAGATTGAACTACAGCGTCCTCCTCTCTCGCCTCCAATTCGACCTTGAGCTGCCTCTTATACACTTTTCTCTTG GCGACGCTAAATCTGACGCAGTTGTCTTCAGCACGGACCATGGCTTTGCTGGCTCAGGAAG TGTCAACATTGAGAGAATCCGTTTTGTCGGTGAGGTCAGAGTCAACGTTGGTATCATCTCTGGTATCTCAATCCGTAGCCTCACCATCAACTTCACCCTCAACGACATTAAA TCTGATGCCAAAGTGATCCTCTTCGGCAAGGACTACTCAGATGACTTCAACAACTTTGTCGGTGGAGTTATTCCTAACACCATCAAGGCTCATTAC AAAGAAATCAACAATCTATTGGAGATTGTGCTGTTAGACCTCATCAACGAAAACTTGTAG